The genomic stretch CTCCTCGAGGGTCATGGGCGGACCTTTCTTTTTTTCGAGACCATCTTTTTCTTGGCGGGAAGTGTCTTGGCGAAGGCCAGGCCGCGCCGGATCCACGAGGCGAGGCCCGCCCCCGAGGCGGTGGCCTTGGGCCCGACGTAGAGAAAACCCCGCATCGGGCGGCCGGTGAAGTCCATGGGGCGGACCGAAGGGTAACGCAGGAGTTTTTCCTGTTCTTCGGGGGCCACGCGTACGATTAAGTCCTTGCCTAGAATGCCGACGCTCATCTTGCCCGCCTGCAGAAAGGCGATGCCGCCG from Deltaproteobacteria bacterium PRO3 encodes the following:
- a CDS encoding TfoX/Sxy family protein, with translation MAYDEALAERVRRALRGEKSVVEKKMFGGIAFLQAGKMSVGILGKDLIVRVAPEEQEKLLRYPSVRPMDFTGRPMRGFLYVGPKATASGAGLASWIRRGLAFAKTLPAKKKMVSKKRKVRP